Proteins from a genomic interval of Paenibacillus sp. FSL R5-0623:
- a CDS encoding SDR family NAD(P)-dependent oxidoreductase, translated as MTYWKNRVALITGGGTGIGRAVSEMLAERGALVAVNYSRSQDAARETVQHILDTGGHAFAVQANVANDLDVRRMVTTITETYGPITALVNNAGITRHIPMHDLESVTDDVWNELVDVNVKGMFHCARAVTEGMRQAGGGSIVNLGSIAGSTGSGSSLPYAVSKAAVHGLTLSLAHALSPHIRVNAIVPGAVSTRWWAGNEERMYRLGGEVLLQHIASPEDIAHMICAALEQQSMTGQLITVDSGQTL; from the coding sequence ATGACATACTGGAAAAATAGAGTTGCTCTGATCACAGGTGGTGGAACAGGTATAGGTCGTGCTGTAAGTGAGATGCTCGCTGAACGCGGAGCCTTGGTCGCTGTCAACTATTCCCGCTCACAAGATGCAGCAAGAGAGACTGTTCAACACATTTTGGATACAGGAGGTCATGCATTCGCCGTTCAAGCCAATGTTGCCAATGATCTTGATGTCCGGCGGATGGTCACTACAATAACTGAAACCTACGGCCCGATCACTGCACTTGTAAATAACGCCGGAATCACGCGTCATATCCCCATGCACGATCTGGAGTCTGTTACAGATGACGTCTGGAATGAGCTGGTTGATGTGAATGTGAAAGGCATGTTTCATTGCGCTCGTGCAGTGACGGAAGGTATGAGACAGGCTGGCGGTGGTTCTATCGTAAATCTGGGCAGCATCGCAGGCAGTACGGGCTCGGGCTCCTCCCTCCCTTACGCCGTCTCCAAAGCGGCAGTTCATGGGCTGACCTTATCACTTGCGCACGCACTCTCACCACACATTCGGGTGAATGCTATCGTCCCTGGCGCAGTTTCTACAAGGTGGTGGGCTGGAAACGAGGAGCGAATGTATCGTCTTGGCGGAGAAGTGTTATTACAACATATTGCCTCACCTGAAGATATCGCACACATGATCTGTGCTGCGCTGGAACAGCAATCCATGACCGGGCAGCTAATTACTGTAGATAGCGGACAGACGTTATGA
- a CDS encoding EamA family transporter: MSSSHDKDTRIIKPLKYTLLIILTTLIMGTSFPVGKIGMLYAPPFLLMGIRYILAGGLMALFLRKRPLPTGWQSWLKIILIGLFQSAGVMGCAYYSMNWITSGESAIITFTNPLLVIILSALLYRVTYRFSQWIGVILGFIGIMLTFGWQMSFSPGTWIGFGGAISFAVSTLLIKRWGDGYDTFVLTAYQMLAGGATLLLLSVWTEQPHFTVNTTSVMALLWLTLVCSIIQFSLWFYLLQNSDPAQTSSYLFLAPFFGVLSSWILLGEQVQWFALAGGLFIGVGIFLVNRRSS, from the coding sequence ATGAGCTCCAGTCATGATAAAGATACCCGGATCATCAAACCATTGAAATATACACTATTGATCATTTTGACAACGCTAATCATGGGTACTTCTTTTCCAGTTGGCAAGATCGGCATGTTATATGCCCCACCTTTCCTGCTCATGGGCATACGTTATATACTGGCAGGTGGCTTGATGGCCTTGTTCCTTCGTAAACGTCCTTTGCCTACTGGATGGCAGTCTTGGTTGAAAATAATCCTCATTGGCCTGTTCCAATCCGCAGGAGTGATGGGCTGCGCCTACTACAGCATGAACTGGATTACATCCGGTGAATCCGCCATTATTACGTTTACCAATCCGCTACTGGTCATTATCCTCAGTGCTCTCTTATATAGAGTGACCTACCGTTTCAGTCAGTGGATCGGTGTTATACTCGGTTTCATCGGGATAATGTTAACTTTTGGGTGGCAGATGAGCTTTAGCCCCGGAACCTGGATTGGATTTGGTGGTGCGATCTCCTTTGCCGTGTCCACATTGCTCATCAAACGCTGGGGCGATGGCTACGATACTTTTGTCTTAACTGCCTATCAGATGCTCGCGGGAGGTGCTACGCTTCTTCTACTTAGTGTATGGACTGAACAGCCTCACTTTACGGTCAATACCACCTCGGTTATGGCGCTGCTCTGGTTAACGCTTGTTTGCTCCATCATTCAGTTTTCACTCTGGTTTTATCTGCTTCAGAATAGTGACCCAGCCCAAACCAGTTCGTATCTGTTTCTGGCACCGTTCTTTGGTGTACTATCGAGTTGGATTTTACTAGGAGAGCAGGTTCAGTGGTTTGCATTAGCAGGCGGTTTATTCATTGGTGTTGGCATATTCCTGGTGAACCGTCGCTCATCCTGA